A single genomic interval of Brevibacillus brevis harbors:
- a CDS encoding amino acid ABC transporter permease yields the protein MSLDYIISITVPMLEGAQMTVLLFFIAILASIPLGFLITLMANSSNRGLSWFAHTYVYVMRGTPLLLQLLFFVFGLPLLPVIGEYLVMDRFVAACLGFVLNYAAYFAEIFRGGLLSIDKGQYEAAQVLGFSKWQTTNKIILPQMFRVALPAVANESITLVKDTALLYAVAVPELLHFAQTAVNRDFTIVPFFIAGIIYLLMTLLLTLFFKWLEKRFKFE from the coding sequence ATGAGCTTAGACTATATTATCTCCATTACCGTGCCCATGCTAGAAGGGGCGCAGATGACGGTGTTGCTGTTCTTCATCGCTATCCTGGCATCAATTCCATTGGGATTTCTCATTACCTTAATGGCGAATAGCAGCAACAGAGGTCTGTCTTGGTTCGCGCACACCTATGTGTATGTCATGCGTGGAACGCCTCTATTATTACAGCTATTGTTTTTTGTCTTTGGCCTCCCCCTCTTGCCAGTGATCGGAGAATACTTGGTTATGGATCGATTCGTAGCTGCATGCCTCGGCTTTGTACTGAACTACGCAGCGTATTTCGCGGAGATTTTCCGTGGAGGACTGCTGTCGATCGACAAAGGACAGTACGAGGCGGCGCAGGTCCTCGGCTTTAGCAAATGGCAGACGACCAACAAGATTATTTTGCCGCAAATGTTTCGCGTGGCTTTACCTGCCGTCGCAAATGAATCCATTACGCTCGTAAAAGACACCGCGTTGCTCTATGCAGTTGCCGTCCCAGAATTGCTTCACTTTGCACAAACGGCTGTGAATCGCGATTTTACCATCGTTCCGTTTTTTATTGCGGGAATCATTTATTTGTTGATGACGCTATTGTTAACGTTGTTCTTTAAGTGGCTGGAGAAAAGGTTCAAATTCGAATAA
- a CDS encoding amino acid ABC transporter ATP-binding protein: protein MDIIQVSNLKKSFGNQEVLRDVSFSVKKNEVVAVIGPSGSGKSTMLRSLVNLEQVNGGSIRVQDDYLVKDGVYTSNQEIKQITSRMGMVFQHFNLFPHLTVKENLEIAPRVVKGEAPQDIRRKSADLLEKVGLSDKADAYPAKLSGGQKQRVAIARALMMNPQILLFDEPTSALDPELTGEVLQVIKQLAQEHITMMVVTHEMGFAREVANQIMFMDNGEFVESGTPEQLFTNAKFERTKSFLHRALK from the coding sequence ATGGATATCATTCAAGTATCGAATCTAAAGAAATCGTTTGGCAATCAGGAAGTTTTGCGAGATGTCTCGTTTTCGGTGAAAAAGAACGAAGTCGTAGCGGTCATTGGACCATCTGGCTCCGGTAAAAGCACAATGCTGCGCAGCTTGGTCAATCTGGAGCAGGTGAATGGCGGCAGCATTCGTGTGCAGGATGATTATTTGGTGAAGGACGGCGTTTACACCAGTAACCAGGAAATCAAGCAGATCACATCGAGAATGGGCATGGTCTTTCAGCATTTTAATCTGTTTCCTCATCTCACAGTAAAAGAAAATCTGGAGATCGCACCACGCGTAGTCAAAGGTGAGGCGCCCCAGGACATCCGCAGAAAGAGTGCAGATCTCTTGGAAAAGGTCGGCCTGTCTGATAAGGCAGACGCGTATCCGGCGAAGCTCTCAGGCGGACAGAAGCAGCGTGTGGCGATCGCCAGAGCACTGATGATGAATCCGCAAATCTTGTTGTTTGACGAGCCTACGTCTGCGCTCGATCCCGAACTGACGGGTGAGGTCCTGCAAGTCATCAAGCAGCTTGCCCAGGAGCATATTACGATGATGGTTGTGACGCATGAGATGGGATTCGCGCGCGAGGTAGCGAACCAAATTATGTTTATGGACAACGGGGAATTCGTAGAGTCGGGGACGCCTGAGCAATTGTTTACAAACGCTAAATTTGAGCGGACCAAATCTTTTTTGCATCGTGCATTAAAATAG
- a CDS encoding KTSC domain-containing protein, which produces MRSFFRQFLPRQNQPQEITYKELDSKLIKAARYDLSASHLYIRFHDGREVVYCRVTPYAYNAFLNADSFSDHFHSFISQRYLNYQVM; this is translated from the coding sequence TTGAGATCTTTTTTCCGCCAATTTCTGCCACGACAGAATCAACCCCAAGAAATTACCTACAAGGAACTGGATTCGAAATTGATCAAAGCTGCTCGCTACGATCTGTCTGCAAGCCACCTCTATATCCGTTTTCACGATGGACGCGAGGTCGTTTACTGTCGGGTCACTCCTTACGCTTACAATGCGTTTTTAAATGCTGACTCGTTCAGCGATCATTTTCATTCGTTCATCAGCCAACGCTACTTGAACTATCAGGTGATGTAG
- a CDS encoding LysR family transcriptional regulator has translation MHLEQLEYIVEIAKAGSLTKAAQNKHVTLSAISQSLSSLEAELGVTLFTRSRLGAVPTPEGRIIIKKAFEALGKIQEILEEAQNYTNSLSGELRLATIPGPMNLLVDAVASFKKDYPYIRTEIAEKGTQEILEDILQDKLDIGLVIIHENLLKKSEGLGLVFEQLLEGKMVVGVGKNSPLAYQDSVTPEELRKQSFVLYNDDYVKWFVEDFAATYGPVDILFTSNNTEALRNAIRQNLAVTIGLDYSFVHEPHLQDSDSITLDLDIPYQQPIYYGWVRSEERHYSRISMNFINRLQYDLKSKKYPPTL, from the coding sequence ATGCATCTGGAACAACTGGAATATATCGTAGAAATAGCGAAGGCAGGCTCCTTGACCAAAGCCGCCCAGAACAAGCATGTGACCCTCTCCGCCATCAGCCAATCGCTCTCCAGTCTGGAAGCAGAGCTGGGCGTTACTCTTTTTACACGTTCGCGTCTTGGAGCAGTACCGACCCCAGAAGGGCGCATTATCATCAAAAAAGCATTTGAAGCCTTGGGAAAGATCCAGGAGATCTTGGAGGAAGCACAAAACTACACGAACTCGTTGAGCGGAGAGTTGAGGCTCGCCACGATTCCCGGTCCCATGAATCTTTTGGTCGATGCCGTCGCGAGCTTTAAAAAAGATTATCCTTACATCCGTACCGAAATTGCAGAAAAAGGCACACAGGAGATCTTAGAGGACATTCTTCAGGACAAGCTGGACATTGGTCTGGTCATTATTCACGAGAACCTGCTCAAAAAGAGCGAGGGCCTCGGCTTGGTGTTCGAACAGCTACTAGAGGGAAAAATGGTCGTTGGTGTGGGCAAAAACTCGCCGCTTGCCTATCAGGATTCCGTCACACCTGAAGAGCTTCGCAAGCAATCCTTCGTCCTGTACAACGACGACTACGTCAAATGGTTCGTAGAGGATTTTGCCGCTACTTATGGTCCCGTCGACATTTTGTTTACGTCGAACAACACAGAAGCACTCCGCAATGCAATCCGGCAAAATCTCGCGGTAACCATCGGACTGGACTACTCTTTTGTTCATGAACCTCATTTGCAAGACTCCGATTCAATCACGCTTGATTTGGATATTCCGTATCAACAACCCATCTATTACGGCTGGGTGCGTTCGGAGGAACGGCATTATTCCCGGATTTCGATGAACTTTATCAATCGGCTCCAATACGATTTAAAAAGCAAGAAATACCCACCCACTCTTTAG
- a CDS encoding SDR family NAD(P)-dependent oxidoreductase, which yields MARLEGKVAIISGGGTGIGKTTAIRFAKEGAKVVVTDINLESASQTVAEIKDAGGKAIAIAHDVSREEQWQQVVATTVEQYEKVDILFNNAGIYIIKPLAEITIEEWNRLMAINVTGVFLGMKHVMPLMAKQQGGSVINASSIAGLFGAPGHVLYGASKGAVRIMTKDAAMEYAAQGVRVNSIHPGYIDTNMVSYASETTKHSKAELAQATPTGRLGTVEDVANMVLFLASDESSHVTGAEFVIDGGATAR from the coding sequence ATGGCGAGACTCGAAGGGAAAGTAGCGATCATTTCGGGTGGCGGAACAGGAATCGGAAAAACAACGGCGATTCGTTTTGCCAAGGAAGGTGCGAAAGTAGTCGTTACCGATATCAATCTGGAAAGTGCCTCTCAGACGGTAGCCGAAATCAAGGATGCGGGTGGTAAAGCCATTGCGATTGCGCATGATGTAAGCCGTGAAGAGCAATGGCAGCAAGTAGTGGCAACCACTGTAGAACAATACGAGAAAGTAGATATCCTGTTCAACAATGCAGGTATTTATATCATTAAACCATTAGCGGAGATTACCATAGAGGAATGGAATCGTCTCATGGCGATTAATGTAACGGGCGTCTTTTTGGGAATGAAGCATGTGATGCCACTCATGGCAAAACAACAAGGTGGTTCTGTCATCAATGCCTCTTCCATTGCTGGGCTTTTTGGTGCACCGGGTCACGTCTTGTACGGAGCGAGCAAGGGAGCGGTTCGCATCATGACTAAAGATGCAGCGATGGAGTATGCGGCACAAGGTGTGCGCGTGAACTCGATTCATCCTGGCTATATCGATACAAACATGGTGTCCTATGCTTCGGAAACGACAAAGCATTCCAAAGCAGAGCTGGCACAAGCTACTCCAACAGGCCGACTTGGAACTGTCGAGGATGTAGCCAATATGGTGCTGTTCCTCGCTTCTGACGAGTCTTCCCATGTCACAGGAGCGGAATTCGTCATCGATGGTGGTGCAACAGCGCGATAA
- a CDS encoding SDR family NAD(P)-dependent oxidoreductase has product MRLENKVAIVTGGASGIGETTVRLFAKEGAKVVIADFSPRGNELAEELNQAGFDALFVKTDVTKEDEVKNMVSATVEKYGKVDILFANAGIAKDAPSHLLSMDDWQRTIDINLTGVFLCDKYVIEQMLAQGTGGAIVNCGSIHSHAGKAGVTAYSSAKGGVKLLTQTLGLTYAKQGIRVNAVCPGYIDTPLIAGRNEALNEHLIGLHPMGRLGKPEEVAKAVLFLASDDASFVTGTSLLVDGGYTAQ; this is encoded by the coding sequence ATGAGACTGGAAAATAAAGTCGCGATCGTAACAGGTGGAGCAAGTGGAATCGGTGAAACGACCGTCCGTCTCTTCGCGAAAGAAGGGGCGAAAGTAGTGATTGCTGACTTCTCCCCACGTGGAAATGAATTGGCGGAAGAGCTGAATCAAGCGGGCTTCGATGCGTTGTTCGTGAAAACGGACGTAACGAAAGAAGACGAAGTAAAAAACATGGTAAGTGCCACTGTAGAAAAGTACGGAAAGGTAGATATTCTGTTTGCCAATGCGGGTATCGCAAAAGACGCACCTAGTCATTTGTTGAGCATGGATGACTGGCAAAGAACGATTGATATTAATCTGACCGGCGTGTTTTTGTGTGATAAATACGTCATCGAGCAAATGCTGGCGCAAGGGACTGGCGGCGCGATTGTCAACTGCGGCTCGATCCATAGCCATGCCGGAAAAGCAGGTGTAACAGCATACTCTTCCGCCAAAGGTGGCGTGAAGCTCCTGACCCAGACACTGGGACTTACGTATGCGAAGCAAGGGATTCGCGTAAATGCTGTCTGCCCAGGCTACATTGATACACCACTGATTGCTGGGCGCAATGAAGCCTTGAATGAGCACCTGATCGGGTTGCATCCAATGGGACGTTTGGGGAAACCAGAAGAAGTCGCCAAGGCTGTTCTGTTCCTCGCCAGCGACGATGCTTCCTTCGTCACAGGGACAAGCCTGCTGGTCGACGGCGGTTATACCGCACAATAA
- a CDS encoding spore germination protein — protein MPSTIVQAGAKPIEYDGNKPLRDGEGGVLPTFVGTVTITNNVGNINFGDTANNSPKSVTKAFSGSGGNNSGNVVKVINENSQTNTWIGSGAAGMKTVKTKKRSRRASRKGKKKK, from the coding sequence ATGCCCTCAACCATCGTCCAAGCGGGCGCAAAACCGATCGAATATGATGGGAATAAGCCATTACGCGACGGGGAGGGAGGAGTTTTGCCGACTTTTGTGGGCACGGTGACCATTACCAACAATGTCGGGAATATCAACTTTGGCGATACGGCAAACAACTCTCCGAAAAGCGTAACCAAAGCGTTTTCCGGTTCGGGTGGAAACAATAGTGGAAACGTAGTAAAGGTCATTAATGAAAACAGCCAAACCAATACATGGATAGGTTCAGGAGCGGCTGGAATGAAGACAGTGAAGACAAAGAAACGGAGCCGTCGAGCATCTCGAAAAGGCAAAAAGAAAAAGTAG
- a CDS encoding alpha-hydroxy-acid oxidizing protein, whose translation MTKTNEESLLFTRVNKDTQALPISIEDWEKKAREVLPDGPFDYVAGGSGAEETLVENRTAFSRWAIIPRMMRDVTNRTLGISMYNQALRTPIFLAPVGMQTISHPDGELASARAAASAGVPFVASTVSAHSLEHIAEVMGDAYRWFQLYWSNDREVSASMVRRAEKSGYSAIVLTVDTVMLGWKRRDFRNGYSPLREGKGLANYLTDPVFCSRLPEVTPENAVEEVLKNIYHPALNWNDIAFLREHTRLPILVKGILHPDDARLALEHGVDGIIVSNHGGRQMDGAISTLDALPAIAEVVAGKIPVLLDSGVRTGADVVKAIALGADAILIGRPFLYGLAVAGEQGVASVLDTLIHEFDVAMALSGSNSVADLNRSILARL comes from the coding sequence ATGACGAAAACAAATGAGGAATCACTCTTATTTACCCGTGTGAACAAGGACACGCAGGCACTGCCGATTTCGATTGAGGATTGGGAGAAAAAGGCACGCGAGGTTTTGCCGGATGGGCCATTTGATTATGTTGCCGGGGGATCAGGGGCAGAGGAAACGCTGGTAGAAAACCGGACAGCTTTTTCCCGTTGGGCAATCATTCCGCGGATGATGCGGGATGTGACGAATCGCACCCTTGGTATTTCGATGTACAATCAAGCGTTGCGCACTCCGATCTTTTTGGCACCTGTAGGCATGCAGACGATTTCACATCCCGATGGAGAGCTGGCGTCTGCCAGGGCGGCTGCATCAGCCGGAGTGCCGTTCGTAGCCAGTACAGTTTCCGCTCACTCACTCGAGCATATTGCCGAAGTGATGGGTGATGCCTATCGTTGGTTTCAGCTCTATTGGTCGAATGATCGAGAGGTTTCTGCGAGCATGGTCAGACGAGCAGAAAAGTCTGGCTATTCTGCCATTGTCCTCACGGTAGATACCGTTATGCTAGGGTGGAAGCGCAGAGACTTCCGCAACGGGTATTCGCCACTGCGGGAAGGAAAAGGACTGGCGAATTACTTGACAGACCCTGTTTTTTGCTCGCGACTTCCTGAGGTTACGCCAGAAAATGCAGTAGAAGAAGTGTTGAAAAACATTTATCATCCAGCACTCAATTGGAACGATATCGCCTTTTTGCGTGAGCATACTCGTCTACCGATTTTGGTAAAAGGCATTTTGCATCCGGATGATGCGCGACTTGCTTTAGAGCATGGTGTCGATGGAATCATCGTTTCCAATCACGGAGGGCGGCAGATGGACGGCGCCATTTCTACGCTGGATGCGTTGCCAGCGATTGCCGAGGTGGTAGCTGGCAAAATACCTGTCTTGCTCGACAGTGGCGTGCGTACAGGAGCAGATGTCGTTAAAGCGATTGCTTTAGGAGCCGATGCCATCCTGATTGGTCGTCCATTCCTGTATGGACTGGCTGTGGCCGGAGAGCAGGGCGTAGCGAGTGTCTTAGATACACTCATCCATGAATTTGACGTCGCGATGGCACTGTCTGGCAGTAATTCTGTCGCAGACCTCAATCGCAGCATTCTTGCCCGCTTGTAA
- a CDS encoding bifunctional diguanylate cyclase/phosphodiesterase: MKNQMMSSLTPQDWVGLLREKDGELNMVVNELADVKYALDQSTILAITDNKGIILRANEQFCLISKYERSELIGNDHRILNSGFHPKGFFKDMWSCIRSGQVWRGEIRNRAKDGSYYWVDTTIVPFKNQAGEIYQYLSIRSDITARKQMEDELKRSEEKYRIIAENTSDIISIINLDGEFLYLSPSHKRVWEHTVPDEEIHNLFEWIVEDDRDIFAYAIQHAFSTRKEYMVECRINTQRNDVIWTESKINPIADEEGNVTKLLLVTRDVTDRKQSEETIHHLAYHDALTDLPNRRMYVQQLSKEMMQAKRFQSNLAVLFLDLDRFKDVNDSFGHDVGDMLLIEASKRLQACLKPGDVVARLGGDEFTIMQNQLQDRNEATALAEQIMNQLQRPFELDGHVFNVSCSIGIALYPQDGDNPEDLLKRADTALYTVKSRGKNGYDFFDPTMEAKSLERILMENEMRKAIEQEQFQIYYQPKIDIATSAMTGMEALVRWVHPELGIIPPNRFIPIAEETGMILALGEWILKQACKQNKIWHDQGYTLKVSVNLSARQIYQKDLVEMIKDILRETNLSPDWLELEITESIFVKMEEATAVLQQIRDIGIQISIDDFGTGYSSFSYIKSLPVDTIKIDASFIRDIHHNQESQAIVKAIVTIAQSLNMNVIAEGIELHDQVAALKENGCDHGQGYLFSKPLPTDDFDQFLRQEQQ, encoded by the coding sequence ATGAAAAACCAAATGATGTCTTCACTGACACCCCAAGATTGGGTAGGGCTACTACGTGAAAAAGATGGTGAGCTGAACATGGTTGTGAATGAGCTGGCAGATGTCAAATACGCTTTGGACCAATCCACGATCTTGGCAATTACGGACAATAAGGGGATAATTTTGCGGGCAAATGAGCAATTTTGCCTCATATCGAAATACGAACGAAGCGAATTGATTGGAAATGACCATCGTATTCTTAATTCGGGTTTTCATCCGAAAGGCTTTTTTAAAGATATGTGGTCTTGTATTCGATCTGGCCAGGTCTGGCGGGGGGAAATTCGCAATCGCGCAAAAGATGGCAGCTATTATTGGGTCGATACCACCATCGTGCCATTTAAGAATCAAGCGGGCGAAATCTATCAATACCTTTCCATTCGCAGTGATATCACGGCTCGCAAGCAGATGGAAGACGAGCTCAAGCGGAGTGAAGAAAAGTATCGCATCATCGCGGAAAACACGTCAGATATCATCAGCATCATCAACCTGGATGGAGAGTTTCTCTATTTGTCCCCATCTCACAAGCGTGTGTGGGAGCATACCGTTCCTGATGAGGAAATCCATAACTTGTTCGAGTGGATTGTAGAGGATGACCGGGATATTTTTGCTTATGCGATTCAGCATGCCTTCTCTACACGTAAAGAGTACATGGTAGAGTGCCGGATTAACACCCAAAGAAACGATGTGATCTGGACAGAAAGCAAAATCAATCCGATAGCGGATGAAGAAGGAAATGTGACCAAGCTGCTCCTCGTTACCCGTGACGTCACAGACCGAAAACAGTCCGAAGAGACGATTCACCACTTGGCTTATCACGATGCGTTGACAGATCTGCCGAATCGACGAATGTATGTCCAACAGCTCAGCAAGGAAATGATGCAGGCCAAGCGTTTCCAATCGAATCTGGCTGTGCTGTTTTTGGATTTGGATCGGTTCAAGGATGTGAACGATTCGTTTGGTCATGACGTAGGGGATATGTTGCTGATCGAAGCATCAAAGCGTCTACAGGCATGCCTCAAGCCAGGAGATGTCGTGGCCAGGTTGGGTGGAGACGAATTTACGATTATGCAGAACCAGTTGCAAGATCGAAACGAAGCGACTGCATTGGCAGAGCAGATCATGAATCAGTTGCAGCGGCCGTTTGAATTGGATGGTCATGTGTTCAACGTGTCGTGCAGCATCGGCATCGCCTTGTACCCGCAGGATGGGGACAACCCTGAAGATTTGTTGAAACGGGCCGATACGGCGTTATATACAGTGAAATCGCGCGGGAAGAATGGATATGACTTTTTCGATCCGACGATGGAGGCGAAGTCGCTGGAGCGTATCTTGATGGAAAATGAGATGCGGAAAGCCATTGAACAAGAGCAGTTCCAAATTTACTACCAGCCCAAGATCGATATCGCGACTAGCGCGATGACAGGCATGGAGGCGCTCGTCAGATGGGTGCATCCAGAGCTTGGCATCATTCCGCCGAATCGTTTTATCCCTATCGCTGAGGAGACAGGGATGATTCTGGCACTCGGGGAATGGATATTGAAACAGGCGTGCAAACAAAATAAAATTTGGCACGATCAAGGATATACGCTGAAGGTCTCTGTGAATTTGTCAGCAAGACAGATCTATCAAAAAGATCTGGTCGAGATGATCAAGGATATACTTCGGGAAACAAATCTGTCTCCTGATTGGCTGGAGCTCGAGATTACGGAGAGCATTTTTGTCAAAATGGAAGAGGCGACGGCAGTCCTGCAACAGATTCGAGACATCGGCATCCAAATTTCGATTGATGATTTTGGGACAGGCTATAGCTCGTTTAGTTATATTAAAAGTTTGCCAGTCGATACGATCAAAATTGACGCCTCGTTTATTCGCGACATTCATCACAACCAAGAGAGTCAAGCGATTGTAAAAGCGATTGTTACGATCGCGCAAAGTCTCAATATGAATGTCATCGCAGAGGGAATTGAGCTCCATGATCAAGTAGCGGCTTTGAAGGAAAATGGCTGCGACCACGGTCAAGGCTATTTGTTCAGCAAACCGCTTCCGACAGATGATTTTGACCAGTTCCTTCGTCAAGAGCAGCAATAA